From Alkalilimnicola sp. S0819, the proteins below share one genomic window:
- a CDS encoding DUF883 family protein, giving the protein MRTNMRSNADPLADKVVAELRSLVADAEDLLRPAGAHARRRADAVRWRLKGRLSDAMSKAAAIEDRAATRARHAASSTDRYVRRNPWQTVLIAGAVAFLLGLLFGRR; this is encoded by the coding sequence ATGAGAACGAACATGCGCAGCAATGCAGACCCCCTTGCCGACAAGGTGGTGGCGGAACTCAGATCGCTGGTGGCCGACGCGGAAGATTTGCTCAGGCCCGCCGGGGCCCATGCCCGCCGGCGCGCCGACGCCGTGCGCTGGCGCCTGAAGGGCCGGCTTTCCGATGCCATGAGCAAGGCCGCTGCCATCGAAGACCGCGCCGCCACCCGGGCGCGTCATGCCGCCAGCAGCACCGATCGCTACGTACGCCGGAACCCTTGGCAAACCGTCCTGATCGCCGGCGCCGTGGCCTTCCTGCTGGGCTTGTTGTTCGGTCGGCGGTGA
- a CDS encoding methyltransferase domain-containing protein produces the protein MTDFYTHNAHRLFEQYQSLAFEDVHRDWLAYLPAQPGFALDVGAGSGRDAAALAARGWEVLAVEPSRGLRALGEQATAGQTVQWLDDALVELARVCATSQRFNLILVSAVWMHLAPGQRERAFRILTELLAPGGLLVISLRHGPSDDERRFYPCERGELEAYARKRALLTAAVCDADDRLGRETVRWETLVFRLPDDGTGSLPLLRHIIVNDQKSSTYKLGLLRAITRIADSVPGLVLSRDDDWVEIPFGLVGLYWIKLYQPLILRHGLRQLREGAGYGFAKDAFYALETVSPLDLRVGQSLHGDLAATVLQAIRDACATIAGMPVRHTTWPGGSTPVFAVERGRGFRIRPEPIRLDRARLARFGRFRIPAALWDCCSRYACWLEPAIVNEWADLMAGYQTRYDRDTFARALRWEEGRRDTGAVRRLIDARLASGQGTACVWTARALRPQRYEVDHCLPWSRWENNDLWNLLPASITANSAKSEKLPAAALLQDARSRIVDWWEAAYLGGERECQFYAEAQAALPMIGERRDLPAVFEGLAQQRMRLKMNQQLAEWQGLI, from the coding sequence ATGACCGATTTTTACACCCACAACGCCCACCGCCTCTTCGAGCAGTACCAGTCCCTGGCCTTCGAGGATGTGCATCGTGACTGGCTCGCGTACTTGCCGGCGCAACCCGGCTTTGCTCTGGATGTGGGGGCGGGCAGTGGGCGTGATGCCGCTGCGCTGGCGGCGCGGGGCTGGGAGGTGCTGGCTGTGGAGCCCTCCCGCGGTTTGCGAGCGCTGGGCGAGCAGGCTACCGCCGGGCAGACCGTGCAGTGGCTGGATGACGCCTTGGTGGAGCTTGCCCGGGTGTGCGCGACCAGTCAGCGCTTCAATCTCATCCTCGTCTCGGCGGTGTGGATGCATCTGGCCCCCGGGCAACGGGAGCGGGCTTTTCGCATCCTCACCGAACTGCTTGCCCCCGGCGGGCTGCTGGTAATCAGTCTGCGTCACGGCCCCAGCGACGACGAGCGCCGCTTCTATCCTTGCGAGCGCGGCGAGTTGGAGGCCTATGCCCGCAAGCGTGCCCTGCTCACCGCGGCGGTTTGTGACGCTGACGACCGTCTCGGCCGTGAAACGGTGCGCTGGGAGACGCTGGTCTTCCGCCTTCCCGACGATGGCACGGGCAGTTTGCCGCTGTTGCGGCATATCATCGTCAACGATCAGAAATCGTCCACCTACAAGCTCGGCCTGTTGCGCGCGATCACCCGCATTGCCGATAGCGTTCCGGGGCTGGTTCTCAGCCGCGATGACGATTGGGTGGAGATCCCCTTCGGCCTGGTGGGCCTGTACTGGATCAAGCTCTACCAGCCGCTCATCCTGCGTCATGGTTTGCGCCAGCTGCGCGAGGGTGCGGGTTATGGCTTTGCCAAGGACGCCTTCTATGCGCTGGAGACGGTTTCGCCACTGGACTTGCGGGTGGGGCAGAGCCTGCATGGGGACCTGGCCGCGACGGTGCTGCAGGCGATTCGGGATGCCTGCGCCACCATCGCCGGCATGCCGGTGCGTCATACCACCTGGCCGGGGGGTTCGACCCCGGTCTTCGCGGTGGAGCGTGGACGTGGCTTTCGTATACGCCCGGAGCCGATACGGCTGGACCGGGCACGGCTGGCCCGTTTTGGCCGCTTTCGCATCCCCGCGGCGCTGTGGGATTGCTGCAGCCGTTATGCCTGCTGGCTGGAGCCGGCCATCGTCAACGAGTGGGCGGACCTGATGGCCGGCTACCAGACCCGCTACGACAGGGACACCTTCGCCCGGGCCCTGCGCTGGGAGGAGGGGCGCCGCGACACCGGCGCGGTGCGCCGCCTGATCGATGCGCGGCTCGCGTCCGGGCAGGGTACGGCCTGCGTATGGACAGCGCGCGCCCTGCGCCCGCAGCGCTATGAGGTGGATCACTGCCTGCCCTGGTCGCGCTGGGAAAACAACGATCTGTGGAACCTGCTGCCCGCGAGCATCACGGCCAACAGCGCCAAGAGCGAGAAGCTGCCTGCCGCGGCGCTGTTGCAGGATGCCCGGTCGCGTATCGTGGACTGGTGGGAGGCGGCCTACCTGGGAGGGGAGCGAGAGTGCCAGTTTTATGCGGAGGCCCAGGCCGCACTGCCCATGATCGGCGAGCGCCGTGATCTGCCGGCGGTGTTCGAGGGCCTTGCCCAGCAGCGCATGCGCTTGAAGATGAACCAGCAACTGGCGGAGTGGCAGGGGCTGATCTGA